The Platichthys flesus chromosome 18, fPlaFle2.1, whole genome shotgun sequence genome includes a window with the following:
- the LOC133973249 gene encoding 5-hydroxytryptamine receptor 1B-like, with protein sequence MEDAGPLGELLNLSTNHTQENLTAGAEDRDSNLAFQAGVAVTLALITFATTLSNAFVIATIYQSRKLHTPANFLIASLALTDLLVSILVMPISALYTVSQTWTLGQVMCDIWLSSDITCCTASILHLCVIALDRYWAITDAVEYSKKRTPGRAAGMIATAWVIAISISLPPFFWRQVKAEEVTSCNVNTDHIFYTIYSTFGAFYIPTLLLIALYGRIYVEARKRILKQSHKKPGKRLTSAHLITNSPGSVASTTSLNYGTNDASSCDTTSSCANVSQVKVTVSDVLLEKKRISAARERKATKTLGIILGAYIICWLPFFIYTLLVPVCDSCFHPELFDIFTWLGYLNSLINPIIYTMSNEDFKQAFHKLIRFRCCRA encoded by the coding sequence ATGGAGGACGCAGGTCCGCTCGGCGAGCTGCTCAACCTCTCCACCAACCACACCCAGGAGAACCTCACGGCCGGGGCGGAGGACAGGGACTCGAACCTGGCGTTCCAGGCGGGTGTGGCGGTCACCTTAGCGCTCATCACTTTCGCCACGACGCTTTCCAACGCGTTCGTCATCGCCACCATCTACCAGTCCCGCAAGCTGCACACCCCGGCCAACTTTCTGATCGCCTCCCTGGCGCTCACGGACCTGCTGGTGTCCATCCTGGTGATGCCCATCAGCGCGCTGTACACGGTGAGCCAGACCTGGACCCTGGGCCAGGTGATGTGCGACATCTGGCTCTCCTCGGACATTACGTGCTGCACCGCCTCCATCCTCCACCTGTGCGTAATTGCGCTGGACCGCTACTGGGCCATCACGGACGCGGTGGAGTACTCCAAGAAGCGCACGCCGGGGCGCGCGGCCGGGATGATCGCCACCGCCTGGGTCATCGCCATCTCCATCTCCCTGCCGCCCTTCTTCTGGCGCCAGGTGAAGGCGGAGGAGGTGACGAGCTGCAACGTGAACACGGACCACATCTTCTACACCATCTACTCCACCTTCGGCGCCTTCTACATCCCCACGCTGCTGCTCATCGCGCTGTACGGGAGGATCTACGTGGAAGCCCGCAAGCGCATCCTGAAGCAGTCCCACAAGAAGCCGGGGAAGAGGCTCACCTCCGCGCATCTCATCACCAACTCGCCCGGGTCGGTGGCATCCACCACGTCCCTCAACTACGGCACCAACGACGCCTCCTCCTGCGACACTACCTCCTCATGCGCCAACGTGAGCCAAGTCAAAGTCACTGTGTCCGACGTGCTGCTGGAGAAGAAGCGCATCTCCGCCGCCAGGGAGAGGAAGGCCACCAAGACTCTGGGCATCATCCTCGGAGCCTACATCATCTGCTGGCTGCCCTTCTTCATCTACACGCTCCTAGTGCCTGTGTGCGACTCCTGCTTCCACCCGGAGCTGTTCGACATCTTCACCTGGCTGGGTTACCTCAACTCCCTCATCAACCCCATCATCTACACCATGTCCAACGAGGACTTCAAGCAGGCCTTCCACAAACTGATCCGGTTCAGATGCTGCAGGGCCTGA
- the mei4 gene encoding meiosis-specific protein MEI4 isoform X3, with the protein MTSRDVCLKGVSPELQFCSKAKVAVAVAIIKSRPAGMSGREHAEALGCRLRSRDHSWREEAQELQQEVLRLRQELLITRGTSVARNATDTAGHDAADEATSQDLFGPSQPQPDCDSETPELFQEDLQPAASPPLPPAASSLHERAMHPHVHFLQSLCALHRVAGDQRGLEALWFSPGGGAGSVLADSVCQLLHSVTVACRDPPPLGPCDLVLQACQVAARAMDLFCSQRLPSAEFMSRVEASLTDMTAMLLHNQSCRLLAAERLMECLVALGSSNMSRSFVIRHLLSQISAVADQLWHILQ; encoded by the exons ATGACGAGTCGAGACGTTTGTTTAAAAG GAGTGAGTCCAGAGCTGCAGTTCTGCTCGAAGGCCAAAGTGGCCGTGGCGGTGGCAATAATAAAGAGCAGGCCTGCGGGCATGAGCGGCCGCGAGCACGCCGAGGCTCTGGGCTGCAGGCTGAGGAGCCGGGACCAcagctggagggaggaggcccaggagctgcagcaggaggtgctGAGGCTGCGCCAGGAGCTGCTGATCACCAGGGGGACGTCGGTAGCACGGAACGCCACGGACACGGCAG GTCACGATGCTGCAGACGAAGCTACTTCACAGGATCTGTTTGGTCCTTCACAGCCGCAGCCTGACTGTGACTCTGAGACTCCTGAACTCTTTCAGGAAGACCTCCAGCCCGCCGCTTCCCCCCCGCTGCCGCCAGCAGCCTCCAGTCTCCATGAAAGAGCCATGCACCCCCACGTGCACTTCCTCCAGTCGCTGTGCGCCCTGCACCGAGTAGCAGGAGACCAGAGAGGCCTGGAGGCTCTGTGGTTCAGCCCTGGTGGAGGTGCAGGGTCCGTGTTGGCGGACTCTGTGTGCCAGCTCCTGCACTCGGTGACGGTGGCGTGCAGGGATCCCCCCCCGCTGGGTCCCTGTGACCTGGTCCTGCAGGCCTGCCAGGTGGCGGCCCGGGCCATGGACCTGTTCTGCTCCCAGAGGCTGCCGTCTGCAGAGTTCATGAGTCGTGTGGAGGCTTCGCTGACGGACATGACGGCGATGCTGCTGCACAACCAGTCCTGCAGG CTCCTGGCGGCTGAGAGGCTGATGGAGTGCCTGGTCGCTCTGGGGAGCAGCAACATGTCAAGGTCCTTCGTCAtccgtcacctcctctctcagatCAGCGCTGTGGCCGATCAGCTCTGGCACATCCTCCAG TAA